The Malus domestica chromosome 06, GDT2T_hap1 genome has a segment encoding these proteins:
- the LOC103436826 gene encoding LRR receptor-like serine/threonine-protein kinase FEI 2 — protein sequence MGIFLVKWRGLWLLYILLLYITMNEIRAISPDGEALLSFRTAVVSSDGILLRWRPEDPDPCNWKGVKCDNKTKRVIYLSLAGHKLSGFIPPDLGKLDQLTILALHNNNFYGTIPSDLGNCTQLERIYLQGNYLSGLIPSELGKLSDLQFLDISSNSLSGNIPLSLGKLDKLVALNVSNNFLVGPIPSDGVLTNLPESSFDGNRGLCGKQINLVCKDVPGESPNSQSPSSELNQGGKKKYSGRLLISASATVGALLLVALMCFWGCFLYKKFGKHDSKGLAMDVREGASIVMFHGDLPYSSKDIIKKLETLNEEHIIGVGGFGTVYKLAMDDDKVFALKRIVKMNEGFDRFFERELEILGSIKHRYLVNLRGYCNSPTSKLLIYDFLSGGSLDEALHERSEQLDWDARLNIIMGAAKGLAYLHHDCSPRIIHRDIKSSNILLDGNLEARVSDFGLAKLLEDEESHITTIVAGTFGYLAPEYMQSGRATEKTDVYSFGVLVLEVLSGKRPTDASFIEKGFNIVGWLNFLVTENRQREIVDPQCEGVQTESLDALLSVAIQCVSSTSEDRPSMHRVVQLLESEVMTPCPSDFYDSSSD from the exons ATGGGCATCTTTTTGGTGAAATGGAGAGGGCTCTGGCTTCTTTACATTCTACTGCTTTATATAACAATGAATGAAATCAGAGCTATTAGTCCTGATG GTGAGGCACTTTTAAGCTTCAGGACAGCAGTTGTTAGTTCAGATGGTATCCTTCTTCGATGGAGACCAGAAGATCCTGATCCATGTAATTGGAAAGGAGTGAAATGTGAtaacaaaacaaagagagtaATCTACTT GAGTCTTGCTGGTCACAAATTGAGTGGATTTATACCTCCAGACCTTGGGAAGCTAGATCAGCTTACGATTTT AGCTCTTCATAACAACAACTTTTATGGGACTATTCCTTCAGACCTGGGGAATTGCACACAGTTGGAGAGAAT ATACTTGCAGGGTAATTACTTGAGTGGATTAATTCCAAGTGAATTGGGAAAGCTTTCAGACCTCCAATTCTT AGATATTTCAAGTAACTCTCTCAGTGGAAATATTCCTTTGTCACTAGGGAAGTTGGATAAGCTTGTTGCGCT CAATGTGTCAAACAATTTTCTGGTTGGACCAATACCATCTGATGGAGTGCTTACCAACTTACCTGAAAGCTC CTTTGATGGAAATCGTGGTTTGTGTGGGAAACAAATCAATCTGGTATGCAAAGATGTCCCTGGGGAATCACCAAATTCCCAATCTCCAAGCTCAG AGCTAAATCaaggtggaaagaagaaatACTCTGGTAGGCTACTTATTAGTGCGTCAGCAACTGTGGGTGCACTTCTTTTGGTGGCTCTCATGTGTTTTTGGGGTTGCTTTCTTTATAAAAAGTTTGGTAAACATGACAGTAAAGGTCTTGCAATGGATGTTAGGGAAG GCGCATCAATTGTAATGTTTCATGGGGATTTGCCGTACTCTTCTAAAGACATAATTAAGAAATTAGAGACTTTGAATGAGGAACATATTATTGGTGTTGGTGGCTTTGGAACAGTGTACAAGCTTGCAATGGATGACGACAAAGTATTTGCATTAAAAAGAATTGTAAAGATGAATGAGGGGTTTGATCGTTTTTTCGAGAGGGAGCTAGAAATTCTTGGAAGTATAAAACACCGGTACCTAGTGAATTTGAGGGGCTATTGCAATTCTCCAACATCAAAGTTGTTAATCTATGATTTCCTATCTGGTGGAAGCCTTGATGAAGCTCTTCATG AAAGATCTGAGCAGCTTGATTGGGATGCACGATTGAATATTATTATGGGAGCAGCAAAAGGCCTGGCCTACTTGCATCATGATTGCTCACCTAGGATCATACATCGAGACATAAAGTCAAGCAACATTTTACTTGATGGAAATCTTGAGGCACGAGTTTCTGACTTTGGACTAGCCAAACTGTTGGAGGACGAAGAATCTCACATTACGACAATTGTTGCAGGAACATTTGGTTATCTGGCGccag AGTATATGCAAAGTGGTAGAGCAACTGAAAAGACTGATGTTTATAGTTTTGGGGTCCTGGTGCTTGAAGTATTAAGTGGAAAACGACCCACAGATGCATCATTCATTGAGAAGGGCTTCAACATTGTTGGCTGG TTAAATTTTCTGGTCACAGAAAATAGGCAAAGAGAAATTGTTGATCCACAGTGTGAGGGGGTGCAAACTGAAAGCCTTGACGCCCTGCTCTCTGTCGCCATTCAATGCGTTTCTTCAACTTCAGAAGATCGACCCTCTATGCACAGGGTGGTCCAGCTGCTTGAATCCGAAGTCATGACACCGTGCCCTAGTGACTTCTACGATTCCAGCTCTGACTAA